The DNA segment GGCCGCCACGTCGTCGGCGCCATTGCGGCCGTAGCAACCGGCGGCCTCCATGCGCACCACGTCGACCTGCAGTTCGTCCAGCGCCATGAGCCGGGCCAGGTCGGCACGCAGCACGTGCGGGCTCTGCGAGCCGGCCCAGACGCGCAGTTGCTTCCCGTCGACCGCATCGCCCTGCCAGTCGGCCAGCGCGCACGACGGCCCGATCGACGCATGCAGCTGGTAGGGCCAGACATAGGTGCGGCGCATCGGCTGCGCGACCCCGCGCATCGCGCCGTCGACATCGCCTTCGTCGACCAGCAGCCGCTGCGTCGACGGGTTGTCGCGCAGCGCCTGCGCCAGGTCCGTGAGGTCGGGCATGCCGGGCCACGGCTTCCAGCTCACGCGCAGTTCGCGCATCGCCTGCTCGGCATGCTCTTCGCGCTCGGCGACGACGCCGACGAAGTCGCGCAGCACCACCACTGCGCGAAGGCCGGGCACATGGGCGACCGACGATTCGTCGACCGACTCCAGCGTGTTGCCGATGAAGTCGCCGTGGTCCGCGCCCGCGTACGGCGGCCGCACCACGCGGCCGTGCAGCATGCCGGGCACGCGCATGTCGTGCACGAAGACGAGTTCGCCCGCGAGCTTGGCCGGGATGTCGACGCGCGGCTGCGGCCTGCCGACCAGTCGGTAGTCCGCCGCCAGCTTGGTCGGCGTGAACGGGTCGAGTCGCATCACGACGCGCTGGCCGGCGACCAGCGCCCCGACGGCGACGTGCCGCGACGGATCGTCGCGCTGCGACACGATGCCGCCGTCGATGCGCAATGCTTCAGGCGATGCACCGAGCACGGTCGCGGCCCGCGCGAGCAGCCAGTGCCGCGCCTGCGCCGCTGCCGCGCGCAGCGGCACCGCGTGCACCTGGATCGACGCACTCGCGATCGTGCCGCCCTGGTTCGGCGCGCGTGCCGTGTCGCCGAGCACCATGTTCACCGCATCGAAGGCGACGTCGAGTTCCTCGGCGGCGATCTGCGCGAGCGCGGTGCGGATGCCGGTGCCGAGGTCGACGTGGCCGTGCAGCGCCGTGACGCTGCCGTCGTCCCAGACCGCGATCAACACCTCGTCGCCCTCGGCCGGATTGCCCGACACCGCGACCGGCTGGCCGCGCACCGGTGCGGGCGGCGGCGGTGTCGGGCGCACGACGACCAGCACGCCGTCGGCCGAGAGGAAGTCGCCGCGCGTGCGCGGCAGGTCGGCGCGGCGCAGGGTCATCGCCGGCTCATTCGGTCGCGGCTGCAGCGGTGCCGCCGGCCAGCCGCGACGCGGCCAGCTGCACGGCGCGCACGATCTCGACATGCGTGCCGCAGCGGCACAGGTTGCCCGAGAGTTCGGCGCGGATGCGGGCCTCGTCGGGCTGCGGGTCGCGCGCCAGCAAGGCCGCCGCCTGCATCACCATGCCGTTCAGGCAATAGCCGCACTGCGCGGCCTGCGTGTCCTCGAAGGCCTGCTGCACGGGATGCCAGTCGCCGCGCGACCCGAGCCCTTCGAGCGTCGTGATGCTGCGCCCCGCCACGCCGTGCGCCGGGATCACGCAACTGCGCGCCGCGATGCCGTCGACCCACACGGTGCAGGCGCCGCACTGACCCAGGCCGCAGCCGTACTTCGGCCCGTTGAGGCCCAGGTCGTTGCGCAGCAGGTGGAGCAAGGACGCCTCTCGCGACACGGCGCACTCGGCCGCGCGACCGTTGACCGTGAGCGCGAGAGCGGTGGCTGCGGACACGGTCTCAGGCGCCCGGGATGTCCGTGGATCGGATGCGCCTGATCCTGGTGGCCGCGAAAAGCCCGGACGACGGTGCGGCCGGACCGAGCGCGACGCCGGCGCGAAGGAGGGTTCTGCGATGCATGGCAACGTCCTCGTCCGTGGTGATGTCAGACGGAGAGATAGGCCCGGCGAACCTCGTCGTTGGCCGCGAGGTCGGCCATCGACGCCTGGTAGCGGATCTGGCCCTTCTCCAGCACGTAGGCCCGGTCGGAGACCAGCTCGGCGAAGTGCATGTTCTGCTCCGACAGCAGGATGCTCACGCCCTGCGCCTTGAGCTCGAGGATCATGTTGGCCATCTGCTCGACGATGACGGGAGCCACGCCCTCGGACGGCTCGTCGAGCAGCACCAGGTACGGGTTGCCCATCAGCGTGCGCGCCACGGTCAGCATCTGCTGCTCGCCCCCGCTCATGCGCCCGCCGGGGCGCTGCGGCATCTCGCCGAGGTTGGGGAAGAGCTTGAACAGCCGCTCGGTGGTCCACACCGGCGCGTCGGTGCCGTCGCTCCAGCGCCGTGCGGGTTGCCTGCCGACCTCGAGGTTCTCCATCACCGTCAGGTCGGTGAACACCCGCCGGTCTTCCGGCACGAAGCCCAGGCCGAGTCGGCCCGCGACGTGCGGCTCGCTCCTGGAGATGTCCTGGCCCATGAAGTGCACCGCGCCGCGCCGCTTCGTCAACATGCCGATCAGCGCCTTGAGCGTGGTCGACTTTCCGGCGCCGTTGCGGCCCATCAGCGCGACGACCTCGCCGCGCTGCACCTTCAGGTCGACGTCGTAGAGGATCTGCGCCGCGCCGTACCAGGCGCACAGGCCCTTCGCGTCGAGCAATGTGCCCTGCGCGCTCATGAGGACGCTTCCAGGTTCACGGCCGCATTCACCTGCGCCGCCTTCCGCGCGATCTTCTCGAAGGTCTTTCCGCTGCCGAAATAGACCTCCTGCACCTTCGGGTCGTCGCGGATCTCCAGCGGCTTGCCCTGTGCGATGAGTCGTCCGCGCGCCAGCACGATCATGCGATCGGCATAGGCGAACACCACGTCCATGCTGTGCTCGGTGAAGAGCACCGCCATGCCGCGGTCGATGACCAGCTGCTTGGTCAGCGCCATGAGCGAATTGCGCTCCTTCGGCGCCATGCCGGCGGTGGGTTC comes from the Comamonadaceae bacterium OTU4NAUVB1 genome and includes:
- a CDS encoding (2Fe-2S)-binding protein; this encodes MSREASLLHLLRNDLGLNGPKYGCGLGQCGACTVWVDGIAARSCVIPAHGVAGRSITTLEGLGSRGDWHPVQQAFEDTQAAQCGYCLNGMVMQAAALLARDPQPDEARIRAELSGNLCRCGTHVEIVRAVQLAASRLAGGTAAAATE
- a CDS encoding ABC transporter ATP-binding protein; its protein translation is MSAQGTLLDAKGLCAWYGAAQILYDVDLKVQRGEVVALMGRNGAGKSTTLKALIGMLTKRRGAVHFMGQDISRSEPHVAGRLGLGFVPEDRRVFTDLTVMENLEVGRQPARRWSDGTDAPVWTTERLFKLFPNLGEMPQRPGGRMSGGEQQMLTVARTLMGNPYLVLLDEPSEGVAPVIVEQMANMILELKAQGVSILLSEQNMHFAELVSDRAYVLEKGQIRYQASMADLAANDEVRRAYLSV